The Anopheles coluzzii chromosome 2, AcolN3, whole genome shotgun sequence genome window below encodes:
- the LOC120952066 gene encoding intermembrane lipid transfer protein Vps13 isoform X2, whose amino-acid sequence MVFESIVADVLNRFVGEYVENLDKKQLKIGIWGGDVVLNNLILKQSALKELDLPVTTLYGHLGKLVLKIPWKNLYSAPVEAIVDKLYVLAVPNTDVRYNDEKEQRVAFEAKKAELARIEQAKKNEEEKEKVTPVADKSFAEKLTTQIVNNVQIKISDIHIRYEDTTTTGHPFAFGVTLSNLSVHTTDENWVQTLVSESVTKIYKMAQLEMLSVYMNCNTQLFQYSDPSEYRALFEASIASKTRQPVDYHYIFGPISSGACLEMTPNPELGDAPFSAPKIKLKLCMETLAIGITRVQFQNTMQLVEAFGRMMRAMPYRRYRPYGFGYKGNYKEWWHFAYTCILETEVRRRRRNWSWENMMRHRQNLRRYEEAFRQQLTAKKLTPEIVSRSEEYEKMLDLHNIVVIRQKVALEVEKEGKRQAEEQKAAGWFSSWWGGGAKKEEDTAGGDIKKQFEAAMTPAEKAKLFQAIGYQENDAPTELPEHYVAQILEFELNSLEVSIKSELSDKETVLNRVMLLELKNVICGVQQRPSAGAMKASLGMQELTISGLRQGEILPIMVKSQLEGSKTLLDVSFETNPEDKLCDQRVVVTSRPLQIVYDAETIIQLAKVFQTPRTATISQLTDAAAEKLVNIKERSATGLQYAIAKHPRLELNVEIMPSYIIVPHGGIFSSRESVLVLSLGKLLVQTEPRPINQRDVHTMHGEGIGQEEILSEIIRQSYDKFVLEVRDVQAIVATFDEDWQGTLRVNAVTELHLLEPTSFRISAHLCVIDDDPRLPKCKIFGVLPSVNVCVTEQRVLEVLSIVSSIPLPESNEQLQPAPIAKDSNVFSSSLSLLKYLDEKQVKLPKIHRPPEALNPADAVDGDVVQFTDMEIKFELHECSLTIFKMNGGGTGSSSSDVFATPTEEFSQSPVEQDYHPHKSVAFNVPYGGSVGSNQRKIIAFKVKQLEMTMVQRTYDLKVALKLGAVTLDQFRWRNEQERVLNVIQTPKYDNNDDYLFTVNYSNCKKNSPEFTTKYESVEQEVAIDFSTLLLLLHEDALNELIQLGNDFQMRMEAVAKKKESEANGLQPKDHFATIHEEESTATALLNAARERLPTILEDDGIVTSSTSKDSIKVRVMAKLEDVTVELQNDKRSLAVLEVKNLTSSVIMKTSYTEIKLRLEDIVLTDTNPATIHSKILSIIGDDALHVQVILFDLDATSDYNSDNMRIEVVMGCARIVFLNWFVTSVLAFLDNFQAAQQRIKDASAAAAEAAKNNVVEAYTQATRMKLNIKVKAPIIIIPVDSKSLKAVAMDFGHLSITNNFKDIPTDHQHGPAVIDEMKIELKDMKLAKVEVSQTESSGESFSRYGSEDVSYGVVPDQGAVLSPTSFTLIMKRNLSSGWYRDHPDMDISGRLKAVELNFIATDYSVIMQILSKNMTEGQEEFKKPVKIEKSPTSPQVCYTNAVTTTADVNLSPDAKSNWTAVAKKAAAKPFGVDMAQLKASENKPSDKPLEPAKVDTFLKFSFQVDSINIKLFTAPGEGLAGFEVFYLSLQGRKLTDGSLNTAIVLCDIRLDDIRPNRENMLTRLMERRSQESSMDLSSVKDCDEEPPESSMAFPLRSMINITFNMKESDMFADVKVSSFNLILSVDFLLKLQQFLQPEELVEQKAIQAAEVEQTERLRRASTSAGPVSQQQEAGQITVILKIEQPDIILVEKMDDINCYALILNNEISLNVRLIGERQIIKGELKDLCLYYAEFNPERRNSTKHYVVRPCSISLNGSTPEGLGLHLSINCTEIELSVSPAVIELMNNALQTLTAKEQSRLDESATSNDCVDLWHVKEFDPDQYWFIQPELAEDALSLESMRTIEIKEEKCMIDIPCISLIVETGLGTNTIPMLYIKTSLEGSVANWSSDMKISSSLRLSMSYYNQALALWEYVIEPNVSEQPNGQITNIPWELTFDLEVDHHEDRSREPTTRMHIASRDSLEMTVTKTCLDVVQNLGKAFSEAIKRDGIIKSEIQAPYVVRNDTGQDVKVNLAASDFNIHRSHLTSTHLDELVAFEQSADEEQSIGSCIIMPNGRLQLQPKQHSFERSTILTVLDDKDTSKRMFVKVIVGDTDKELTLPVYKSDKRYFPLFRSTGQEAWGIISEVKIEHGCTVLVLRSIVQVYNHFTVPIDVFQFIDHEKYHIGEVRAGGYLNVPLYYLYNDSKELHFSMKGYHSSAQGISWKESPNSFELMKALQCDPIKTFEPFYINAVRQRQDVFYMISSNHTMLSACYEIHLRPPFMLRNALPIGLTISVAGCSVRRELDTGLVTSNESLSTASTVAGEDYLDYGEKLLRPGELLHLPTVKTSARSTTETSYIVARLVGYLDKDWSCTTDIPAQPPEFGVWTFNAYDSVEVMSLQLGVKYENRSDGLTLIVYCPFWMLNKTGLMLSYRKSSKTEKKELAGKTNYKANDENTNILYHPPEYEGPILFSFREKVFFGKKKAAIRVDTGEWSDKFSLDVAGSSGVVLCQANNMTYQIGVNNTLTHNSLTKQIVFMPYFVLINRANFDVEVQEHLRPGDPWTKVGVNECVPLWPKTEDNRMLKVKSCDLPEVTAPFKYTEVQCTLLQLRNRYGGINVDVHVTEGAIYITFTGYYPGDAPALLMNHTCEPFAFKEKGDVNGKILMPSQMVLHTWIDPAGERKIVWESGPKAQPIENDLRRDGISEFKSPTDGVIYWVSFLNGTQRVLLITDNCNIAYGVHSASRLDQVTQEVKLEIHGIGLSLVNNVKPTDLMYIGIASSGVIWEECKRSGRFRQMKIQETINMENQYQQYLRDQEVGTVASKSYQLDAESRIGIDFQNMILHKSTDRAIKRTFYPGLWVEMKSSSHQLQFHAKVNRIQIDNQLVDCIFPVVLAPVPPPKSVAATTEFKPFVEMSMVQRIIPHSNIKQFKYLRVLIQEFHVKVDLLFINEICEMISSEITETEAKRLFAEDLKLQTQPLHAHVAIQSQQEVKNFYDNLHLGPLKIHVSFSMAGSESKALPGILSTILQGVGVTLTDINDVVFRLAFFEREYQFLTQRQLVSECVTHYSGQAVKQLYVLVLGLDVIGNPYGLVVGFTKGVEDLFYEPFQGAIQGPGEFAEGLVLGVKSLFGHTVGGAAGAVSKITGAMGKGLAALTFDDDFQKKRRDAMNKKPASLQEGIARSGKGLVMGVFDGVTGVFTKPISGAKEEGVEGFFKGLGKGAVGLVARPIAGVTDFASGSFDAVKRATELSDEAIRLRPPRYLHKDGIVRPYNRKEAEGCKLLREIDKGKFAATDAYAYYEVIIDNKDVVVLTDSRIIYATKSEMFGGWQSEWTHKWTEILSISTLNDGVELLLHNRDGKKTLKKMFGSSGPTKKILLISVAARRARLAEEMQQLLAKVQQQHA is encoded by the exons ATGGTGTTCGAAAGCATCGTCGCCGACGTGCTGAACCGATTCGTCGGGGAGTATGTGGAAAACTTGGACAAGAAGCAGCTGAAAATTGGCATCTGGGGTG GCGATGTCGTGCTCAACAATCTCATCCTGAAGCAGAGTGCTCTCAAAGAGCTCGACCTACCAGTGACAACGTTGTACGGGCATCTGGGGAAGCTGGTGCTGAAAATCCCCTGGAAAAATCTCTACAGCGCCCCGGTGGAAGCGATCGTAGATAAGCTGTACGTGCTGGCCGTGCCCAACACGGACGTGCGCTACAATGACGAAAAGGAGCAGCGCGTTGCGTTCGAGGCGAAGAAGGCGGAGCTGGCCCGCATCGAGCAGGCGAAGAAAAACGAGGAAGAGAAGGAGAAGGTAACCCCGGTGGCGGACAAATCGTTCGCGGAAAAGCTGACCACCCAGATCGTGAACAATGTGCAGATCAAAATATCGGACATCCACATCCGGTACGAGGACACGACCACCACCGGGCACCCGTTCGCGTTCGGCGTGACGCTGAGCAATCTGAGCGTGCACACCACGGACGAGAACTGGGTGCAGACGCTGGTGTCCGAGTCGGTGACGAAAATTTACAAGATGGCCCAGCTGGAAATGCTTTCGGTGTACATGAACTGCAACACGCAGCTGTTCCAGTACTCGGATCCGTCCGAGTACCGGGCGCTGTTCGAGGCCTCGATCGCGTCCAAAACGCGGCAACCCGTCGACTATCACTACATCTTCGGACCGATCAGTTCGGGCGCTTGTCTCGAGATGACGCCGAACCCGGAGCTGGGCGACGCACCGTTCTCGGCGCCCAAGATCAAGCTGAAGCTGTGCATGGAAACGCTGGCCATCGGCATCACGCGGGTACAGTTCCAGAACACCATGCAGCTGGTGGAAGCGTTCGGGCGCATGATGCGCGCCATGCCGTACCGCAGGTACCGGCCTTACGGGTTCGGCTACAAGGGCAACTACAAGGAGTGGTGGCACTTTGCCTACACCTGCATCCTGGAGACGGAGGTGCGGCGCCGCAGGCGGAACTGGTCATGGGAAAACATGATGCGCCATCGACAGAACCTGCGCCGGTACGAGGAAGCGTTCCGGCAGCAGCTGACCGCCAAGAAGCTGACGCCCGAAATTGTGAGCCGCAGCGAGGAGTACGAGAAAATGCTCGACCTGCACAATATCGTCGTGATTCGGCAGAAGGTGGCGTTGGAGGTGGAGAAGGAAGGGAAGCGGCAGGCGGAGGAACAAAAAGCTGCCGGGTGGTTCAGCTCCTGGTGGGGCGGAGGTGCTAAAAAGGAGGAGGATACGGCCGGTGGTGACATTA AGAAGCAGTTCGAAGCGGCAATGACGCCGGCGGAAAAGGCCAAACTGTTCCAGGCCATCGGCTATCAGGAAAATGATGCGCCGACCGAGCTGCCGGAACACTACGTCGCTCAGATACTGGAGTTTGAGCTGAACTCGCTGGAAGTCTCGATAAAGTCCGAGCTGTCGGATAAGGAAACCGTGCTGAATCGTGTAATGCTGCTTGAGCTGAAGAACGTGATCTGTGGCGTACAGCAACGGCCCTCCGCGGGCGCTATGAA GGCCTCGTTGGGCATGCAGGAGCTTACCATTTCCGGCCTACGGCAGGGCGAAATACTTCCCATCATGGTAAAATCCCAACTGGAAGGGTCCAAGACGCTGCTCGACGTGTCGTTTGAGACGAACCCGGAAGATAAGCTATGCGATCAGCGGGTCGTGGTCACTTCCAGACCACTGCAGATTGTGTACGATGCTGAAACCATCATTCAGTTGGCCAAAGTGTTCCAAACTCCGCGAACGGCTACAATTTCGCA GTTAACGGATGCCGCCGCCGAAAAGTTGGTAAATATCAAGGAGCGTTCGGCGACGGGCTTGCAGTACGCGATCGCCAAACACCCGCGGCTGGAGCTAAACGTTGAAATCATGCCCAGCTACATCATCGTGCCGCATGGGGGCATATTTTCCAGCCGCGAATCGGTGCTGGTGCTCAGTTTGGGCAAGCTGCTGGTTCAAACCGAACCGCGACCAATCAACCAGCGCGACGTCCACACCATGCACGGCGAGGGCATCGGGCAGGAGGAAATTCTGTCGGAAATCATCCGCCAAAGTTACGACAAGTTTGTGCTGGAGGTGCGCGATGTGCAGGCGATCGTGGCCACCTTCGACGAGGATTGGCAGGGCACGCTGCGGGTGAATGCGGTGACCGAGCTGCATCTGCTAGAGCCCACCTCGTTCCGCATCTCGGCCCATCTGTGCGTGATCGATGACGATCCTCGGCTGCCGAAGTGCAAAATATTCGGTGTGCTACCATCGGTGAACGTCTGCGTTACCGAGCAGCGGGTGCTGGAGGTCCTGTCGATTGTCAGCAGCATCCCACTGCCCGAGAGCAACGAGCAGCTGCAACCGGCCCCGATCGCGAAGGACTCGAACGTGTTCAGCTCCAGCCTGTCGTTGCTGAAGTATTTGGATGAAAAGCAGGTAAAGCTGCCGAAAATTCATCGCCCACCGGAGGCACTGAATCCAGCCGACGCTGTTGATGGGGACGTAGTGCAGTTTACTGATATGGAAATCAAGTTCGAACTACACG AATGTTCTCTTACTATTTTCAAAATGAATGGTGGTGGAACCGGCAGCAGCTCGTCGGATGTGTTTGCAACACCGACCGAAGAATTCTCACAGTCTCCGGTGGAGCAGGACTACCATCCGCACAAAAGTGTGGCCTTCAACGTGCCCTACGGCGGCTCGGTTGGTAGCAATCAGCGTAAAATAATTGCTTTCAAAGTGAAGCAGCTGGAAATGACCATGGTACAGCGTACGTACGATCTGAAGGTAGCCCTGAAGCTTGGTGCCGTCACGCTGGACCAGTTCCGCTGGCGCAACGAACAGGAGCGCGTGCTGAACGTCATCCAAACGCCCAAGTacgacaacaacgacgacTATCTGTTCACCGTCAACTACAGCAAT TGCAAGAAAAACAGCCCCGAATTCACGACGAAGTATGAATCGGTGGAGCAGGAGGTGGCCATCGACTTTTCCaccctgctgttgctgctgcacgagGACGCACTGAATGAGCTGATTCAGCTCGGTAACGATTTTCAGATGCGAATGGAAGCGGTGGCCAAGAAGAAAGAGTCGGAAGCAAACGGCCTACAGCCGAAGGATCACTTTGCAACGATACACGAGGAGGAAAGCACAGCCACTGCTCTGCTAAATGCGGCACGCGAAAGATTGCCCACGATATTGGAGGACGATGGTATTGTGACCAGCAGTACTAGCAAAG ATAGTATCAAAGTCAGGGTGATGGCAAAGCTGGAGGATGTCACGGTGGAGCTGCAAAATGACAAGCGATCTTTGGCCGTGCTCGAA gtCAAAAACCTAACGAGCAGTGTTATCATGAAAACCTCCTACACGGAAATAAAACTGCGGCTAGAGGATATAGTCCTTACCGACACCAATCCAGCTACCATACACAGTAAAATACTGTCCATCATCGGTGACGATGCACTGCACGTGCAGGTGATACTGTTCGATCTGGACGCCACCTCAGACTACAATTCCGACAACATGCGTATCGAGGTGGTGATGGGATGTGCACGGATCGTGTTCCTCAACTGGTTCGTGACGTCCGTGCTTGCATTCTTGGACAATTTCCAAGCAGCTCAGCAACGCATCAAAGACGCGAGCGCTGCCGCAGCCGAAGCGGCCAAGAACAATGTCGTCGAAGCGTACACGCAGGCCACTCGTATGAAGTTGAACATTAAGGTGAAAGCTCCGATCATCATCATACCGGTCGATTCGAAAAGCTTGAAAGCGGTTGCGATGGATTTTGGCCACCTGAGCATAACCAACAATTTTAAGGATATTCCGACGGACCACCAGCACGGACCCGCGGTCATCGATGAGATGAAAATCGAGCTAAAGGATATGAAGCTAGCGAAGGTGGAGGTTTCGCAAACGGAATCGAGCGGGGAATCCTTTTCGCGGTACGGTTCCGAGGACGTATCCTATGGAGTCGTGCCGGATCAGGGAGCAGTGCTTAGTCCGACTAGCTTTACGTTGATTATGAAGCGGAACCTCTCCTCCGGTTGGTATCGGGATCATCCAGACATGGACATTTCAGGACGACTAAAAGCGGTTGAG CTGAACTTCATAGCCACCGATTACAGCGTGATAATGCAGATTTTATCTAAGAATATGACTGAAGGACAGGAGGAATTCAAGAAAccagtgaaaattgaaaaatcgcCCACTAGTCCACAAG TGTGCTACACTAACGCTGTTACTACAACTGCCGATGTAAATCTGTCGCCTGACG CGAAATCAAACTGGACGGCAGTGGCTAAAAAGGCAGCGGCTAAACCGTTCGGTGTGGATATGGCACAATTGAAAGCGTCAGAAAACAAACCGTCCGATAAGCCACTTGAGCCGGCAAAAGTGGACACTTTCCTTAAGTTTAGCTTCCAAGTGGATAGCATCAACATTAAACTTTTCACAG cTCCTGGTGAGGGTTTGGCAGgatttgaagtgttttacttGTCCTTGCAAGGAAGGAAGCTTACAGACGGCAGCTTAAacacagcaatagtgctttgCGATATCAGGCTGGACGATATTCGACCAAACCGTGAAAATATGCTCACCAGGTTAATGGAACGTCGATCGCAAGAATCTTCGATGGATCTGTCCAGCGTGAAAGATTGTGACGAGGAGCCGCCGGAATCATCGATGGCGTTTCCCTTACGTTCGATGATTAACATCACCTTCAACATGAAGGAAAGCGATATGTTTGCGGACGTGAAAGTGTCCAGCTTTAATTTGATCCTTTCGGTGGACTTTCTGTTGAAGCTACAACAGTTCCTGCAGCCCGAAGAGCTGGTTGAGCAAAAAGCGATCCAAGCGGCAGAAGTCGAACAAACGGAACGTTTGCGACGCGCTAGCACATCCGCTGGTCCGGTCAGCCAACAGCAAGAAGCTGGACAAATTACGGTAATTCTGAAGATCGAACAGCCGGACATTATTTTGGTGGAGAAAATGGATGACATCAACTGTTACGCACTGATACTGAACAACGAGATATCGCTAAACGTTCGGCTAATAGGGGAGCGTCAAATCATTAAGGGAGAGCTGAAGGATCTTTGCCTGTACTACGCAGAGTTTAATCCAGAACGACGCAACTCTACGAAGCACTACGTTGTACGCCCATGTTCCATTAGCTTGAACGGTTCGACCCCTGAGGGGCTTGGTTTGCATTTGAGCATAAACTGCACGGAAATAGAACTCTCCGTATCGCCGGCAGTGATCGAGCTCATGAACAATGCGCTCCAAACTCTAACCGCTAAGGAGCAGTCAAGATTAGACGAATCGGCAACATCGAACGATtgtgtggatttgtggcaTGTGAAAGAGTTCGATCCGGACCAGTATTGGTTCATTCAACCAGAGCTGGCTGAAGACGCGCTGAGCTTGGAATCGATGCGAACGATCGAGATCAAGGAGGAAAAGTGCATGATTGACATACCGTGCATCTCGCTGATTGTGGAAACTGGTCTCGGTACGAACACAATTCCAATGCTGTACATCAAGACAAGCTTGGAAGGATCGGTAGCCAACTGGAGCTCGGACATGAAGATAAGTAGCTCGCTGCGCTTGAGTATGTCGTACTACAACCAGGCGCTTGCGCTGTGGGAGTACGTCATCGAACCTAACGTAAGCGAGCAGCCGAATGGTCAAATAACGAATATTCCTTGGGAGCTAACGTTTGATCTGGAGGTGGACCACCACGAGGACCGGTCGCGGGAGCCGACCACGCGAATGCATATCGCTTCCAGGGACAGTCTGGAAATGACGGTCACCAAAACCTGCCTCGATGTGGTGCAGAATCTTGGCAAAGCGTTTTCGGAAGCTATCAAGCGGGATGGAATAATAAAATCGGAAATACAAGCCCCGTACGTAGTGCGCAACGATACAGGCCAGGATGTGAAGGTAAATTTGGCTGCCAGTGATTTCAACATCCACCGGTCCCATCTTACCTCCACGCACCTGGACGAGCTGGTTGCATTTGAACAGTCGGCTGACGAGGAACAATCGATAGGCAGCTGCATTATAATGCCGAACGGGCGCTTGCAGCTGCAACCGAAGCAGCACAGTTTCGAACGCAGCACGATCCTCACGGTGCTGGACGATAAGGACACGAGCAAGCGCATGTTCGTGAAGGTGATCGTTGGCGACACGGACAAGGAGCTGACGTTGCCGGTGTACAAGTCCGACAAACGGTACTTCCCGCTCTTTCGTAGCACGGGCCAGGAGGCGTGGGGCATTATTTCAGAGGTGAAAATCGAGCACGGCTGTACCGTGTTGGTGTTGCGTAGCATCGTACAGGTGTACAATCACTTTACCGTCCCGATAGACGTGTTCCAGTTTATCGACCACGAAAAGTATCACATCGGTGAGGTGCGGGCCGGCGGATACCTGAATGTACCACTGTACTACTTGTACAACGACTCGAAGGAGCTGCACTTCTCCATGAAAGGCTACCATTCCTCGGCACAAGGCATCAGCTGGAAAGAGTCGCCAAATAGCTTCGAGCTAATGAAGGCGCTCCAGTGTGATCCGATCAAAACGTttgaaccattttacatcAAT GCTGTTCGCCAACGCCAAGATGTGTTCTACATGATATCGTCCAACCATACCATGCTGAGTGCTTGCTACGAAATTCACCTGCGCCCTCCATTCATGCTGCGCAATGCTTTACCAATCGGGCTGACCATTTCCGTTGCCGGATGCTCGGTGCGCCGTGAACTGGACACTGGTTTGGTAACGAGCAACGAAAGTCTTTCCACCGCCTCAACGGTTGCCGGAGAAGATTATTTGGATTATGGTGAAAAGCTGCTTCGTCCCGGGGAGTTGCTTCATCTGCCGACGGTGAAAACCTCGGCACGTTCGACAACGGAAACTTCCTACATTGTGGCAAGG CTCGTTGGCTATTTGGACAAGGACTGGTCGTGCACAACAGATATACCCGCTCAGCCGCCCGAGTTTGGTGTTTGGACCTTCAATGCGTACGATTCTGTAGAGGTTATGTCCCTGCAACTTGGAGTAAA GTATGAAAATCGTTCCGACGGTTTAACCTTGATCGTATACTGTCCATTCTGGATGCTGAACAAGACCGGACTAATGCTGAGCTATCGG AAATCCAGCAAAACAGAGAAGAAAGAATTAGCCGGTAAAACGAATTACAAG GCCAACGACGAGAATACCAACATACTGTACCATCCGCCCGAGTACGAGGGCCCGATACTGTTCTCCTTCCGCGAGAAGGTATTCTTCGGCAAAAAGAAGGCAGCGATCCGCGTCGACACCGGGGAGTGGAGCGACAAATTCTCGCTCGATGTGGCCGGCTCGAGCGGCGTCGTACTGTGCCAAGCTAACAACATGACCTACCAGATCGGCGTTAACAACACGCTGACGCACAATTCGCTCACGAAGCAGATCGTGTTCATGCCCTACTTTGTGCTGATCAATCGGGCAAACTTTGACGTCGAGGTGCAGGAACACCTGCGACCGGGAGATCCGTGGACGAAGGTCGGCGTGAATGAGTGCGTGCCGCTGTGGCCGAAGACGGAGGACAATCGCATGCTGAAGGTGAAGAGTTGCGATCTGCCGGAAGTGACGGCACCGTTCAAGTACACCGAGGTGCAGTGCACGCTGCTGCAGTTGCGCAACCGGTACGGTGGTATCAACGTGGACGTGCACGTTACGGAGGGGGCCATCTACATCACGTTCACCGGCTACTATCCCGGGGATGCGCCCGCACTGCTAATGAACCATACCTGTGAGCCGTTCGCTTTCAAGGAGAAGGGTGACGTGAATGGGAAAATACTGATGCCGTCCCAGATGGTGCTGCACACCTGGATCGATCCGGCCGGGGAGCGCAAGATCGTGTGGGAAAGTGGCCCGAAAGCTCAGCCGATCGAAAACGATCTTCGGCGCGACGGTATCAGCGAGTTCAAATCCCCGACGGATGGCGTTATCTACTGGGTATCGTTTCTGAATGGTACGCAGCGCGTGCTGCTCATCACCGATAACTGTAACATTGCATACGGCGTCCATAGCGCTAGCCGGCTAGATCAGGTGACGCAGGAGGTAAAGCTGGAGATACACGGCATCGGGCTGTCGTTGGTCAACAATGTCAAACCGACCGACCTGATGTACATCGGTATCGCCAGCTCCGGCGTGATCTGGGAGGAGTGCAAGCGATCGGGCAGGTTCCGCCAGATGAAGATACAGGAAACGATCAACATGGAAAATCAATATCAGCAGTATCTGCGCGACCAGGAGGTGGGCACGGTGGCAAGCAAGTCCTACCAGCTGGATGCGGAGTCGCGCATCGGCATCGACTTCCAGAATATGATCCTGCACAAATCGACCGATCGGGCGATCAAGCGCACGTTCTATCCGGGGCTCTGGGTGGAGATGAAATCGTCCAGCCATCAGCTGCAGTTCCACGCGAAGGTTAACCGCATTCAGATCGACAACCAGCTGGTCGATTGCATATTCCCCGTCGTGCTGGCACCGGTTCCGCCGCCCAAGAGCGTGGCGGCGACGACCGAGTTCAAGCCGTTCGTCGAGATGAGCATGGTGCAGCGCATCATTCCGCACTCGAACATTAAGCAGTTCAAGTATCTGCGCGTGCTAATACAGGAGTTCCACGTGAAGGTGGATCTGCTGTTCATAAATGAAATCTGCGAAAtgatcagcagcgaaatcacCGAAACGGAAGCG AAACGACTGTTTGCCGAGGATCTGAAGCTTCAAACGCAACCGCTGCACGCGCACGTTGCCATTCAGTCGCAGCAGGAGGTGAAGAACTTTTACGACAACCTTCACCTGGGGCCACTCAAAATTCACGTCAGCTTCTCGATGGCTGGCTCCGAATCGAAGGCACTGCCCGGCATCCTGTCGACGATTCTGCAGGGCGTTGGCGTAACGTTAACCGACATCAACGATGTCGTGTTCCGGCTGGCGTTCTTCGAGCGCGAATATCAGTTCCTCACCCAGCGGCAGCTCGTCTCGGAGTGCGTGACACACTACAGCGGGCAGGCGGTTAAGCAGCTGTACGTGCTGGTCCTGGGACTGGACGTGATCGGCAATCCGTACGGGCTGGTGGTTGGTTTTACCAAGGGCGTCGAAGATCTGTTCTACGAACCGTTCCAGGGAGCGATACAAGGGCCGGGCGAGTTCGCCGAGGGCCTCGTGCTCGGCGTAAAGTCTCTGTTCGGGCATACGGTTGGCGGAGCGGCCGGTGCCGTTTCAAA AATAACTGGTGCCATGGGCAAGGGTTTGGCGGCGTTGACGTTCGACGACGATTTCCAGAAGAAGCGCCGAGATGCGATGAACAAAAAACCGGCCAGCCTGCAGGAAGGCATCGCTCGCAGCGGCAAGGGCCTGGTGATGGGCGTGTTCGACGGTGTTACGGGAGTGTTTACCAAACCGATCAGTGGCGCTAAGGAGGAGGGCGTCGAGGGATTCTTCAAGGGTCTGGGCAAAGGTGCGGTGGGGTTAGTTGCTCGACCGATAGCGGGAGTGACCGATTTCGCTAGTGGCAGTTTCGACGCGGTCAAGCGTGCAACGGAACTGTCCGATGAAGCGATACGCTTGCGTCCTCCCCGCTACCTACACAAGGACGGCATTGTTCGGCCGTACAATCGGAAGGAAGCGGAAGGCTGTAAGCTGTTAAG GGAAATTGATAAAGGGAAATTTGCTGCTACGGACGCATACGCTTATTACGAGGTGATCATTGACAATAAGGATGTCGTCGTGCTGACAGATAGTCGTATTATCTATGCAACCAAGAGTGAAATGTTTGGTGGATGGCAG